The DNA region ggacattggggacaaagGGGACACCATCAGGggacggggacaatggggacataaGGAACTGGAAtgatgggggacaatggggaatGAGGgggaacctcctcctcctcctggggacattggggacaatggggacatgaggagccAGAACgaggggggacaatggggaacAAGGgggaacctcctcctcctggggacattggggacaatggggacaccgtCAGGggacggggacaatggggacatgaggagccAGAACaaggggggacaatggggaacgAGGGgggaacctcctcctcctcctggggacattggggacaatggggacatgaggagccAGAAGgaggggggacaatggggaacgAGGGggaacctcctcctccttctggggacattggggacaacggggacaccGTCAGggtatggggacaatggggacatgaggagctGGAATgaggggggacaatggggaatGAGGgggaacctcctcctcctcctggggacattggggacaacggggacaccGTCATGGGACATGAGGAGCCAGAACgaggggggacaatggggaacgAGGGgggaacctcctcctcctcctggggacattggggacaacggggacacaGTCAGGggacggggacaatggggacatgaggagctggaaggaggggggacaatggggaatGAGGGGGGAacctcctcctggggacattggggacaacggggacaccGTCAGGggacggggacaatggggacatgaggagccAGAACgaggggggacaatggggaacgAGGGGGGAacctcctcctggggacattggggacaatggggacaccgtCAGGGGACACGAGGAGCCAGAACgaggggggacaatggggaacgAGGGGGaacctcttcctcctcctggggacattggggacaatggggacaccgtcaggggacagggacaatggggacatgaggagctggaaggaggggggacaatggggaatGAGGGGGAacctcctcctggggacattggggacaccgtCAGGGGACACGAGGAGCCAGAACgaggggggacaatggggaacgAGGGGGGAacctcctcctggggacattggggacaatggggacaccgtCAGGGGACACGAGGAGCCAGAACgaggggggacaatggggaacgaggggggacaatggggaacgAAGGgggaacctcctcctcctcctggggacattggggacaatggggacaccgtCAGGGGACACGAGGAGCCAGAACaaggggggacaatggggaacgAGGgggaacctcctcctcctggggacattggggacaacggggacaccGTCAGGGGACACGAGGAGCCAGAACgaggggggacaatggggaacgaggggggacaatggggaacgaggggggacaatggggaacgaggggggacaatggggaacgaggggggacaatggggaacgAGGGgggaacctcctcctcctcctggggacattggggacaacggggacaccGTCAAGggacggggacaatggggacatgaggagctggaaggaggggggacaatggggaacgAGGGGGGACAACGGGGGGACAAggacaaaacacagcagctcctcctcatGTGAAACCTTCTGCTCtcctggggacatcaggggacgtggggacatcaggggacgcGGGGACACTGTCAGGGATCGGCTGGAACAGGTGGACACAGaacaaagggagaaagggagTGACAATAGGGGGTGACGGGGTAGAGAACGGGGGTGACAGGGAGCGCAGCAGCTGCTCATGCGGCgcctcctgctgctggggacatggggacagtggggactatggggacatgggggcagtggggacaacggggactaTGGGGACAACGGGGGCagtggggacaacggggactgtggggacagtggggacaataGGGACAAtagggacagtggggacaataGGGACAGTGGGGACTACGGTGACAATAAGGACTACGGGGACAATAGGGACAGTGGGGATAACGGGGACAGTGGGGATAACGGGGACAGtggagacatggggacagtgggaccatggggacagtgggaccatggggacagtgggaccATGGGGACAATAGGGACTATGGGGACTACAGGGACAATAAGGACtatggggacaacggggacagtggggacaataAGGActatggggacagtggggacaacggggactatggggacagtggggacaatggggactatggggacagtggggactacggggacaacggggacagtggggacatggggactaTGGGGACAACAGGGACAGTGGGGACTACGGGGACAGTGGGGATAACGGGGACAGTGGGGATAACGGGGACAATAGGGactatggggacatggggacagtgggaccatggggacagtggggacaacggggacaatAGGGACtatggggacagtgggacaaCAGGGActatggggacagtggggactacggggacagtggggacaacggggacaacggggacagtggggacaacggggacagtGGGGCCAGTGGGGACTACAGGGACAATAAGGACtatggggacaacggggacagtggggactacggggacagtggggacaataAGGActatggggacagtggggacaacggggacacggggacagtggggacaatggggactatggggacacggggactaTGGGGACATGGTGAGGGGACACAACCAGAGAATGAGGGTGACAGGGAGCTGGGATGTGGGGGGACAGGGCCACGGGGGGGACATGGAGCAGATATGAggtgggctggggacacgggacagtggggacagggactgaggagacagggacacacagACGTGGCCGTGGGTGGGGACCGGGACTTGAGAGGGGACCCAGGGACACGGATGTGGGAGGGGACCGAGATGTGGCGGGaaagggaggggacagggatggggacaggaacacggggtggggacagggacaccgggttggggggggggggacaaaAGGACAccgggttggggggggggggacaaaAGGACAccgggttgggggggggggacaaAAGGACAccgggttggggggggggggacaaaAGGAcaccggggtgggggggggggacagggacaccggggtggggggggggacaaggacaccgggttggggggggggggggacaacGACAccgggttgggggggggggacaaGGACACCGCGCGGGGGGGGGAACGACACCACACGGACACATGGGGacgcggggtgggggggacgaTATATGGGGACGGAGTGGGGGGGACCGGATCCCCACTCACAAAGCTCAGCTCGGGCCGCTCCGGCTCCATCTCCGCTCCAGGCCCCGGCTCCAGCTCAGGCCCAGGGGCCGCTCCCGGCTCCGGTGGCTCCATCTCCGGCTCCATCTCCGGTTCCGCTCCCGGTTCCGCTCCCGGTTCCGCTCCCGGTTCCGCTCCCGGTTCCGCTCCCGGTTCCGCTCCGGGCCCCGGCGGCTCCGCCATCCCCGCCGCGTCCGCCATGCCTTCCCGCTCCGCCACCACTTCCGGCGAGCCGCTCTGATGCCACTTCCGCCCTCCCTTCGCCCTCCCTTCGCCCACCCGCCTAACTCCCTTTGGCCGAGCCTCGCCCCGCCGCCCCTTCTGCCTAACTCTGATTGGCCGGCTCGCTCCTCTGTCCAATAGGCGGCGTCGGTGCTGGGGTGCTCGGCCAATGGGCGGCCGCCGTGTTGCGGGGTGGGGAGGTGGAAGTGGCTGTGGAGGCGCCATGGGGGTGAAGCTGGAGATCCTGcgggtgtgtgggggggaaaacGGGGGGAAAACGGAGCGGGGGGGCGGTTGGGGGGGCAATAAGGGGGGGGCAATAAGGGGGGGTAACAAGGGGGGCAATAGGGGGCGGTTTGGAGCAATAAAGCGGGCAATGGGGGGCTAGGGGGCCGCTGGGGGGGCAATAGGGGTTATTAACCCGGGCGGGGGGAGCAATTAAGGGCAATAACTTGGGGGGTAttaatgggggggggggaatagAGGGGTGGGGACAATAAGGGGGGGGTCTTAATTATGGGGGGGCAGTTTAGGGATAGTTTGggggggggcaatggggggggAATCAGCCCTTGGGGGGGCAGGTAAAGGGTATTAACCGCGGGGGGGGGAATAGGGGGGTATTAATGGGGGGGGGAATAGGGGGGTATTAATGGggggggcagttttggggggTTAATAAGGGGGGGGGGCAGTGAGGGGGTATCAGCCATGGGGGGGCAATAGGGGTTATTAACCCCGGGGGGTATTAAGGGCTATggggggggcaggtggggggTATCAGGATGGGGGGGCAATAAGAGGTGGGGGCAATAAGGGcccgtcccccccccccccccccgggggACACTCGGGGGTGACATTGGGGCTGGTGACATTGGGGGGTCCTGACAGGGACATTGAGGGGACAGCGGGTGACATTGGGGGACAGCGGGTGACACCTGGACATGGGTGACATTGGGGGGACAGCGGGTGACACCCGCACACGGGTGACATTGGAGGACTGCAGGTGATAAGGGGACACAGGTGACATTGGGGGCGGTGGGTGACACCTGGACAGGAGTGACATTGGGGAACAGCGGGTGACACCTGGACACGGGTGACATTGGGGGCGGTGGGTGACACCAGGACAGGGGTGAAattggggacagcaggtgacacCTGGACACgggtgacattggggacagTGGGTGACACTGAGACATGGGTGActttggggacagcaggtgacacCAGGACACAGGTGATATTGGGGGACAGCGGGTGACACCCGCAAACGGGTGACATTGGGGGACAGCAGGTGATAACGGGACACAGGTGACATTGGGGGCGGTGGGTGACACTGAGACATGGGTGACTTTGGGGCCAATGGGGGACAGTGGGACACGGGTGACATTGGGGGGACAGCGGGTGACACCCGCACACGGGTGACATTGGAGGACTGCAGGTGATAAGGGGACACAGGTGACATTGGTGGTGGTGGGTGACACCTGGACACgggtgacattggggacagcaggtgacacCTGGACACGGGTGACATTGGGGAACAGCGGGTGACACCTGGACACGGGTGACATTGGGGCCAGTGGGGGACAGCGGGACACGGGTGACATTGGGGGACAGGGGGTGGCACCAGGACACAGGTGACattggggacagtgggggacaCAGGTACACAAGTGACATTGGGGGCGGTGGGTGACACCAGGACATgggtgacattggggacagcaggtgacacCAGGACATGGGTGACATTGGGGCCAGCGGGTGACACCAGGACATGGGTGACTTTGGGGCCAGTGGGGGACAGCGGGACACGGGTGACATTGGGGGGACAGCGGGTGATGACGGGACACGGGTGACATTGGGGGCGGTGGGTGACACCGGGACATgggtgacattggggacagcaggtgacacCTGGACACgggtgacattggggacagCGGGTGACACTGGGACGTGGGGGACAGGGGGTGACACCAGGACACGGGTGACATTGGGGGGCAGCAGGTGATAAGGGGACACAGGTGACATTGGGGGCGGTGGGTGACACCGGGACATTGGTGACattggggacagcaggtgacacCTGGACACgggtgacattggggacagCGGGTGACACCTGGACATgggtgacattggggacagCGGGTGACACCCGCACACGGGTGACATTGGAGGACAGCAGGTGATAACGGGACACAGGTGACATTGGGAACAATGGGTGACACCGCAACATTGGGGACAGTGAGTGACACCTGGACACAAGTGACATTGGAGGACAGCAGGGGACACCGGGACACAAGTGACATTGGGGGAcagtgggtgacactggggacagcaggtgagACTGGGATACAGGTGACagtgggggacactgggacacgGGTGACACCGGGACATGAGTGACATTGGGGGACAGTGGGTGACACCGGGACATgggtgacattggggacagTGGGTGACACCAGGACACAGATGACATTGTGGGCCAGTGGGTGACACCAGGACACAGGTGACATTGGGGGGACAGCGGGTGACACCCGCAAACGGGTGACATTGGGGGACAGCAGGAGATAAGGGGACACAGGTGACATTGGGGGTGGTGGGTGACACCGGGACAGgggtgacattggggacagcaggtgacacCTGGACAAGGGTGAAATTGGGGACAGCGGGTGACCCTTggacatgggggacagggggtgaCACCAGGACACGGGTGACATTGGGGGGACAGCGGGTGACACCCGCACACGGGTGACATTGGAGGACAGCAGGTGATAACAGGACACAGGTGACATTGGGAACAATGGGTGACACCGTGACATGGGTGACGTTGGGGACAGTGAGTGACACCTGGACACAGGTGACATTGGAGGACAGCAGGGGACACCGGGACACAGGTGACATTGGTGACAGTGGGTGACACCGGGACACAGGTGACATTGGGGGAcagtgggtgacactgggacatgggtgacattggggacagTGGGTGAACCCAGGACACAGGTGACATTGGGGGAcagtgggtgacactgggatACAGGTGACAGTGGGGGACATCGGGACACGGGTGACACCAGGACACGAGTGACATTGGGGGACAGTGGGTGACACCGGAACACGGATGACATTGGGGACAGTGGGTGACACCGGGACTCgggtgacatgggggggacagCGGGTGACATTGGGGGACAGTGGGTGACACCAGAACATGGATGACATTGGGGACAGGGTGACACCAGGACacgggtgacactggggacagggggtgACACTGGAACACAGGTAACATTGGGGGATACCGGGGGATACCGGAACACAGGTGACAGTGGGTGACACCAGGACACAGGTGAAATTGGGTGACACCAGGACACgggtgacattggggacagCGGGTGACCCCAGGGGGGGTGACAGGAGGTGACAATGTCGCTGTCCCCAGATGTTCCTCTATTTGTCCTTCCCTGTTGGCGTTTTCTGGGTCTCGAACCAGGCGGGGCCGTTCCAGGGGGGCGTGGTCAAGCGCAAGGTGGGCGgggcccagacgcctgggtcccctaaaGGGGGGTTGGGgccccggacacctgggtccttcTGGGGGGGAGGGCCCCGAATGCCTGGGTCCTGTAAAGGGGGTtggggtcccggacgcctgggtcccttaggGGGAGGgccccggacacctgggtcccttagTGGGGGAGTGgccccggacacctgggtcccctggtGGGGAgggccccggacgcctgggtcccctaaaGGGGGTTGgggccccggacgcctgggtcccttagtGGGAgggccccggacgcctgggtcccctaaaGGCGGTTGgggccccggacgcctgggtcccttagtGGGAGGGctccggacacctgggtcccttagTCGGGGAGTGgccccggacacctgggtcccctggtGGGAAgggccccggacgcctgggtcccctaaaGGGGGTTGgggccccggacgcctgggtcccttagtGGGAGGGCCCCGGACACCTGGGTACCTTAGTGGGAGGGCcctggatgcctgggtcccttaggGGGAGGgccccggacacctgggtcccttagTGGGGGAGTGgccccggacacctgggtcccctggtGGGGAGggccccgaacgcctgggtcccctggggggAAGTGGCcctggacacctgggtcccttagGGGGAGagccccggacgcctgggtcccctaaaGGAGGCTGGggccccgaacgcctgggtcccttagtGGGAgggccccggacgcctgggtcccctggggggAAGTGGCcctgaacacctgggtcccttagGGGGAGagccccggacgcctgggtcccctaaaGGGGGTTGgggccccggacgcctgggtcccttagggggagagggacctggattcctgggtcccctaaaGGGGGTTGgggccccggacgcctgggtcccctgttGGGgaggggcccggacgcctgggtcccccctgacCCTGCCCTTGTCCCCAGAGGGAGATTTTTCCGCCCGACGACCCTGAGCGGGTGAGTGAccccgatgtccccaatgtcaccTCCGTGTCCCATGTGtcacccctgtgtccccagtgtcactgtctgtgtcacccccatgtccccaacgtctctccagtgtccccaatgttccaaacatccccccagtgtcccccacaatgtccccaacAACCCTCTCAATGTCCTCGCAGTGTCCCCAGCATCCCCttagtgtccccaatgtccccaaggtccccaacatgtccccactgtcccgtgtcccctgtccccgctgtccccagtcccatgtctccatgtccccactggccccatgtccctgctgtcccttgACCCCCTATTGTCCCCTCACctcatgtcccccgtgtcccctgtccccactgtcccatgtccccattgtcccctttctcctgtgtcccctgtccccaacTGTCCTCTgatcccctgtgtccccatgtccccactgaaCCACTTTCCCcactgtcccatgtcccctgtcctcACTGAGcccttgtccccctgtcccttgtccccctgtcccccctgtccccatgtccccactgtttcctgtccccatgtccccactatCCCCTGTCCctcatccctgtgtccccactgtcctcgtgtcccccctgtccccactgtcccctgtccccactcTGCCCATGTCCtcactgtccccactgtccccctgtccccactgtccccatgtccccaatatcccctgtccctgtgtccccatgtccccaatatccccTGTCCCTCATCCCTGTGGCCCCATTGTCCTCGtgtccccccgtccccatgtccccctgtccccactgtcccctgtccccactcTGCCCATGTCCTCACTGTCCCCACTATCCCCTGTcccccatccctgtgtccccactatccccatgtcccctgtccccattgtcccccctgTCCTCTATCCCCCGTCCCCCTGTCACCattgtcccccctgtccccactgtccccatgtccccactatCCCCTGTCCctcatccctgtgtccccacttcccttgtgtccccccgtccccatatccccctgtccccactctgcccatgtccccactgtccccatgtccccactgtccccatatcccctgtccccactctgcccatgtccccactgtccccatgtccccactgtccccatatccccctgtcccctctctgcccaTGTcctcactgtccccatgtccccactgtccccatatcccctgtCTCCCATTCCTGCGTCCCCActgttcccatgtccccactgtccccactgtccccatatcccctgtccccactgtccccatgtcccctctgtccctcctgtcctcattgtccccactgtctcctatccctgtgtccccatgtccccactatcccctgtcccctctctgcccaTGTCTCcactgtccccatatccccctgtcccctctctgcccaTGTcctcactgtccccatgtccccactgtcccctctctgcccaTGTcctcactgtccccatgtccccactgtccccactatcccctgtcccccatccctgtgtccccactgtccccatgtcccctctgtcccccctgtcctcattgtccccaCTGTCTCCTATCCCTgtgttcccatgtccccactatcccctgtcccctctctgcccatgtccccactgtccccatatcccctgtCCCCACTCTGCCCATGTcctcactgtccccatgtccccactgtccccactaTCCCCTGTCCCCCGTCCCTgcgtccccactgtccccatgtcccctctgtcccccctgtcctcattgtccccactgtctcctatccctgtgtccccatgtccccactatcccctgtccccatgtcccccctgaccccatgtcccctttgtccccatgtccccagcgccGGGTCCTGGCTGAGCTGAAGCGGCGGCTGCGGGAGGGGACCCGAGActgaggggacacggggacagcgGCCACCCCCAGCGTGTGACACCGCGGCCGTGACACCGGGGACACGTGGCAGCTCAACGTGGCTTCGCGGTGACACCGGGGACACGCGGCTTCGTCCTGGCGCCGTCACTGTCACTGTGGTGGTGACAAGAGGGGACATTTGACTACATTTGTCACCGTGGCCGTGTCCCGATGCCACCACCATGGCCGTGTTGGTGACAAGAGGGGACAAAGGGGACAGGTGGCTTCATCCTCGTGCCATCGCCATGGTCACATTGGTGACAAGAGGGGACAAAGGGGACAGGTGGCTTTGTCCTCATGTCATCGCTGTGGCCACGTTGGTGACAAGAGGGGACAAAGGGGACAGGTGGCTTTGTCCTCATGTCATCGCTGTGACCGTGTTGGTGACAAGGGGGACAGTGACTGCCACCTGATGCCATCACTGTGGCCACACGGGTGACAAGAGGGGACAAAGGGGACAGGTGGCTTTGTCCTCATGTCATCGCTGTGACCATGTTGGTGACAAGAGGGGACAAAGGGGACAGGTGGCTTCATCCTCGTGCCATCGCCATGGTCACATTGGTGACAAGAGGGGACAAAGGGGACACGCGGCTTCATCTTCGTGCCATCGCTGTGACCGTGTTGGTGACAAAGGGGACAGTGACTGCCACCTGATGCCATCGCTGTGGCCACATTGGTGACAAGAGGGGACAAAGGGGACAGGTGGCTTTGTCCTCATGTCATCGCTGTGACCGTGTTGGTGACAAAGGGGACAGCGACTGCCACCTGATGTCATCGCTGTGGCCACGTTGGTGACAAGAGGGGACAAAGGAGACATGTGGCTTTGTCCTCATGTCATCGCTGTGACCGTGTTGGTGACAAAGGGGACAGTGACTGCCACCTGATGCCATCGCTGTGGCCACATTGGTGACAAGAGGGGACAAAGGGGACGTGGCTTCATCCTTGTGCCATCGCCATGGTCACATTGGTGACAAGA from Columba livia isolate bColLiv1 breed racing homer chromosome 30, bColLiv1.pat.W.v2, whole genome shotgun sequence includes:
- the LOC110355326 gene encoding protein PET100 homolog, mitochondrial, producing MGGRRVAGWGGGSGCGGAMGVKLEILRMFLYLSFPVGVFWVSNQAGPFQGGVVKRKREIFPPDDPERRRVLAELKRRLREGTRD